In Bacteriovorax stolpii, a single genomic region encodes these proteins:
- the lpxB gene encoding lipid-A-disaccharide synthase, which translates to MSEKSCLIIAGEKSGEEHTLSFFTELKKSSPGTSFYGVGGDELKREGLELLYHLNDFSSWGYSEVITKIPFYYKAMNHIVEEVKRRNTKTAILVDFQSFNMKLAGKLKELGVEVLYYVAPQAWAWKEYRVKKIARSVHTLFTIIPFEKKWFQDRGVQRVVSVDHPLWTTYKNDLLSFKKQNELHSPVRLLLLPGSRKFEVEKLLPIFIESIRHLKKEIPLHVSIVKSSSVPKELFGPYAEFIDEEFSNEELTVALKKADFSLAASGTVTLTCALYELPTIVCYKTSLLNQFIFENLVSYRWFISLANIVQNRSVFPEFLQDQVSAYNIVSYLRFWYYNKTEYMQLLEKLKQTKDQVRGEPMSVPQYMADVIDNSYGKKIDTSH; encoded by the coding sequence ATGAGTGAGAAGTCATGCCTGATCATCGCTGGAGAAAAATCCGGCGAAGAGCATACTCTAAGTTTTTTTACTGAGTTAAAAAAGTCTTCTCCTGGCACCAGTTTTTATGGTGTCGGGGGAGATGAATTAAAGCGCGAAGGTTTAGAGCTTCTTTATCATTTAAATGACTTTTCTTCGTGGGGCTACAGTGAAGTCATCACGAAAATTCCTTTTTACTACAAGGCGATGAATCACATCGTTGAAGAAGTTAAGAGAAGAAATACCAAGACCGCTATTTTAGTCGATTTCCAGTCATTCAATATGAAACTTGCCGGCAAACTCAAAGAGCTTGGCGTAGAAGTTTTATATTATGTGGCCCCACAGGCCTGGGCCTGGAAAGAGTATAGAGTTAAAAAAATTGCCCGCTCTGTTCACACTCTTTTTACCATTATCCCTTTTGAGAAAAAATGGTTTCAAGACAGGGGAGTTCAGAGAGTGGTCAGTGTTGATCACCCGCTGTGGACGACGTATAAAAATGACCTGTTGAGTTTTAAGAAACAAAATGAACTTCATTCTCCGGTGCGCCTGTTGCTTTTACCTGGGTCGCGCAAGTTTGAAGTGGAAAAGCTGCTGCCTATCTTTATTGAATCTATCAGGCATTTAAAGAAGGAGATTCCTCTTCATGTCTCGATTGTAAAATCGAGCTCTGTGCCCAAGGAGCTTTTTGGGCCTTACGCTGAATTTATTGATGAAGAGTTTAGCAACGAAGAGCTGACTGTCGCTCTGAAAAAGGCCGATTTCTCTCTGGCCGCGAGTGGGACAGTAACATTGACATGTGCATTGTACGAACTTCCGACTATTGTTTGTTATAAAACGTCGCTCTTAAATCAATTTATTTTTGAGAATCTGGTGAGCTACCGTTGGTTCATCAGTCTTGCCAATATCGTACAGAATCGTTCGGTTTTTCCTGAGTTCCTTCAGGATCAGGTGAGTGCCTATAATATCGTGTCGTATTTGAGGTTTTGGTATTATAATAAAACCGAGTATATGCAGCTTTTAGAGAAGCTAAAACAAACCAAAGACCAAGTCCGTGGTGAGCCCATGAGCGTCCCACAATACATGGCCGATGTAATAGACAATTCTTATGGAAAAAAAATCGATACCTCTCATTAA
- a CDS encoding Gfo/Idh/MocA family protein: MSKIRVAVIGYGHLGKWHAQKAESFPEVAELKYIVEKFPAGQEAAKKAHPNAIIVDDISKCINDIDAGVVVTPTSFHYEIVEYLLKHNKHVFCEKPVTETTEQALRLQELLKAHPVILQVGHSERFHQAWERKNEYKHFFDAPAHITLRRVAPFKGRATDVDVVQDLMIHDLDLLVYLFGETPVSVEAMGFKMRTSHYDYVTANFKFKSGNRATITVGRNQTKEVRELEISNHAGTLLVDLMRNEISEALGKEAGPEFVNTANYEKRDHLLLEHKNFYHSIANKKAPIISLEDGLTAVRLIDKVLESARKNIEVML; the protein is encoded by the coding sequence GTGAGCAAAATTAGAGTTGCAGTAATTGGATATGGTCACTTGGGAAAATGGCACGCTCAAAAAGCGGAGAGTTTTCCAGAGGTGGCAGAATTAAAATACATCGTTGAGAAATTCCCGGCAGGGCAGGAAGCGGCCAAAAAAGCTCACCCGAATGCGATAATCGTTGATGATATTTCTAAATGTATTAACGACATTGATGCTGGAGTTGTCGTTACACCGACATCATTTCACTATGAAATCGTAGAATATCTTTTAAAGCACAATAAACATGTTTTCTGTGAGAAACCAGTAACAGAAACCACTGAGCAGGCCTTAAGGCTGCAAGAGCTTTTAAAGGCGCACCCGGTGATCCTACAAGTTGGTCACTCGGAAAGATTCCACCAGGCGTGGGAGAGAAAAAACGAGTACAAGCATTTCTTCGATGCTCCTGCACACATCACTTTAAGGCGTGTGGCCCCTTTTAAAGGCCGCGCGACAGACGTAGATGTTGTTCAGGATTTAATGATCCACGACCTGGATCTTCTGGTTTATCTCTTTGGTGAAACGCCGGTAAGTGTAGAGGCGATGGGTTTTAAGATGAGAACGTCACACTACGATTACGTGACAGCAAATTTCAAATTCAAGTCGGGGAACCGCGCGACGATTACTGTCGGTCGCAACCAGACTAAAGAAGTGCGCGAGCTCGAAATTTCAAACCACGCAGGAACACTTTTAGTGGATCTGATGAGAAATGAAATTTCTGAGGCCCTGGGCAAAGAAGCGGGACCTGAATTCGTCAACACTGCTAACTATGAAAAACGCGATCACCTGCTTCTTGAGCACAAAAACTTCTACCATTCGATTGCCAATAAAAAAGCTCCGATCATTTCCTTAGAAGATGGTCTGACTGCTGTTAGGTTGATTGATAAAGTTTTAGAAAGTGCCCGCAAAAATATTGAGGTCATGCTTTAA
- the lpxA gene encoding acyl-ACP--UDP-N-acetylglucosamine O-acyltransferase, whose product MSNIHPSAIVDKNAKLHETVQVGPFCIVGPNVEIGANTVLFSHVVVDGHTTIGENNKFFQGCSIGAPPQDNSYKGEPTRTVIGNNNTFREYCSIHRGTLKENQITKIGDNCLFMAYVHAGHDVVVGNNCTIANSTNFAGHVKIGDRVIIGGGTQIQQFVSLGRGAYIGGASALDRDIPSFCTAMGNRAHLKGINIIGMKRQGYSKQEISEVVDFLRTIESSNLSPRSFVENAELMAEYKDNRVVIEMVDQIKKSEIGIAPFNP is encoded by the coding sequence ATGAGCAATATTCACCCAAGTGCAATCGTAGACAAAAATGCAAAACTTCACGAGACAGTTCAGGTTGGACCTTTCTGTATCGTTGGACCAAACGTAGAAATCGGAGCTAATACAGTTCTTTTTTCTCATGTTGTGGTTGATGGACATACAACGATTGGAGAAAACAATAAATTCTTCCAAGGCTGCTCAATTGGAGCACCTCCACAAGATAACTCTTATAAAGGTGAGCCTACTCGTACGGTGATTGGAAACAACAATACTTTTAGAGAGTACTGCTCAATTCACCGCGGGACTTTAAAAGAAAATCAAATCACAAAGATTGGCGATAACTGCCTATTCATGGCCTACGTTCACGCTGGTCACGATGTAGTGGTTGGAAACAACTGTACAATCGCGAACTCAACTAACTTTGCAGGCCACGTAAAAATCGGAGACCGTGTGATCATCGGTGGTGGAACTCAAATCCAGCAGTTCGTTTCACTGGGGCGTGGAGCTTACATCGGTGGAGCTTCGGCACTTGATCGCGATATTCCATCATTTTGTACAGCAATGGGGAACCGCGCTCACTTAAAAGGTATCAACATCATTGGAATGAAGCGCCAGGGATACAGCAAACAAGAGATTTCTGAAGTTGTCGATTTCCTAAGAACAATCGAGTCTTCAAACCTTTCTCCTCGTTCATTCGTGGAAAATGCAGAATTAATGGCCGAATACAAAGATAACCGTGTTGTTATTGAGATGGTTGATCAGATTAAAAAATCGGAAATCGGAATCGCGCCGTTTAACCCATAA